TACCTGTGCTTGCCATTTCTCTTGCATTTATGCTAGTGCTAGTGATTCTCTTTCTAGTTCTTCATAATGACAGTGATGGTGAAAAACCCAGTTTAGCTTATGAAGTTTCTGAACAAAAATGGAGTAGCTTTGACTCtttggtgaaattgcatccaacAAGAGAGTTCAGGAATGGAACTGATTTGATATGGCAAGTACCTGAATCACCTAAAGGTGTTATGTTTTTAGCTCATGGATGCAATGGCAGGTCTATCAATTTTTGGGACAAGTCCCCTGAATGTCCTAATTGCATTGGTTTGCCTGAGGAAAGGTTGCTTGTACTTCATGGTCTTGCACAAGGTTTTGCTGTTATTACTATTTCAAGTGCAAGAACATGTTGGAGTTTTGGTAAGGAAGTGTTAGTTGTTAAAGACATTTTGGAGTGGTGGATTGGTAGAAGGAAGCTTGAGAAACTTCCTCTTGTGGCTTTGGGTGCTTCATCTGGAGGGTATTTTGTATCTGTGCTTGCCACTGCTGTGAAATTTAATAGTATTGTAATCATGATTGCTGAGGGGATGTTTGAGGAAATGGATGTTAAAGAGGACTACCCGCCTACCCTTTTTGTTCACATGCCTAAGGATCTTTATAGGCAGCAGAAAATAGATGAGTATGTAGAGGTTTTGAAAGGTAAAGGGATTGATGTTGGTGTTGTTGAATGTATGGAGTTCCCATTGTCGCCGAACACGTTAGCTGATAGAATTCCAGGTCTTGATCTGACTCTTTCTAGAAGTTTATTTGAAATCTTTCAGGGAAAGGGCTTTGTTGATCAAAATGGATATATGCGGAAAGATGGACGTCGAATAAAATGGGAAAAGGCTGTTGAGGAGAAGAAAACTCTTTCGCTGGATAAGCGTCTGGTCCCTCATATCCAGGAGGAGCTAAACCTTGCTTTTGCTTCCCATGAGATGACTAGCATCCATTCTGACCAGATTTTTAAATGGTTTGAATCTCATATGGGGTGATTAGACCTTGATTGTGATGCGCTCCGGTGTTTAAATTGCTATCTGCTGTGAAAGAATTGTGGCCAACAACAGGACTAGTATGTCATTGAAGCCACTTGTATTCCAAGAGATTTGAGACCTAACTTCCTCTTATTTTCCTAAAATTCAACCACTGATCCATTGACTTGCATGTAAAGACTTCTATAGTGGTGACTCTGTTAGGGACTCAGTTTCAAGGGCTGGAATTTCTTAACTGGGTGTTACTGTCAGAGGTTTTCAATTTAAAAGGTATGCCTCTGATCTTTTGTATCAAATACCATATGTACTTCAGCAAGCAGTCTGCTATATCTCATCCTAGATTTTGTTAAACTTGCAATCTTTTTACTATTTTATCTTTTGGGATTTGAAGCACAAGTTCTCGTTTATTCTGTGAAATTTGAATGCTCTGGTGTATTTGTGTTTCAAAATAACATTTTTTCACATGAACCCCACCCAATATTCTATTCTACGAAAGCTTGATTACTAGATTACCTTTCCCTATGCTTAAAACCCATTTTGACAGCTATATTTGGTAAGAAAATGTGGAAATGCTTGTCTGAAAAAAGTTATAATAAGGAGGCTGACATGATTTTTGAACTAGAGGAGAAATATAACAAGTCTTAGTGGAGAAACAAAATTTTGGCCTAGGTAACTAGTCAGTTGGTCAAGAATTATGAcagtattttaattaaaaagtgttaggctttgtttggattgatggtgAAGATGGAAAAGACCGGAATGGTTTTAGATGGTAAAGGATGTAATTGTTTGAAGGTTTTGAAAGGGATTAAAAAAGGGATGGAATTGGCAAGACTAAGGTCCACTATGTATCTATCTATTCCCTTATTTTTCTTTCCCTCCGAATTGGGAGGCAATTGAAAATTtgtctacaattgattctatagGCAACTCATTTTTTGGCAGAagcttttgtgagtagcttctgggtgctagaattgattgaggtaaagtaaaataacctgatccaaacatgctagaaATAACTTGTGAAACTACATTTTGTCATTATTATTTATTCCTTTGGTTTGGTGTGTTTGAAATTAGGGGAGTATGGGAACTATAAACTTCTAATTTTTGTAACTTCCACTTGAAATGTGAACAAAAACTTTCTTTCATTCTATCATTAAACATCCAAACAATGGCATGGAACTTTATTCCAATTCATATCTTTCCATTTTATGTATTTCATTATATACCATTCAAAACATCCAAATACAACCATTATAGtctttatttgtttatttttatattttaattttcataattAAGCTCGGATAATATGGAATAGCATGTCAATAATGGCTTTTATCACCCTCATGCTTGAATTTTCAACTACCATTCACCCCTTACCTATTCAATATAAAGATTAAAGAGttcatttttataaaatttagaaTCTCCAAATTCAGCCAATATAAATGAACTTTAAGTAAGTGGTCACCCACATACATAAAATTGAGCATCAAGTCttctaatttatttttccaatttctttCACAGGCCCACATACTgatgaatttatattttttgtttgtcATCAGAACCATTTAAAAGCATTTAAAACTTCATAATCATGTGCGCATTTCAATGTCGTGGATTCTTAAAACTAAACTTCAAATTGAAGTTTAGTCTTAATCTGTATAAGCTTTTCTTATATTGAAAAAGCATACTTTTGATATAgctctatttatttatttttacattttttatggAATGACTTTTTAATTTGAGAGAAAACCTTTAGAATATCTTTACTCAAAACACAttctaaaattataaaaaaaaaatgcttattCCTTCATAGAGCACAAAGGTACGAGTTCACTTCCAATGTTAAAGATCAAGGTGGTTTTGGATGTAATTAACTTATAAGAACTACAGTAACAAAGTGCAAGTTATAATATCTATAAATTGGTAAAAACTGCTGGCTCCACTCCAGTTTTGCTTATTTTAACTAAGTGATACCCTAATGATATTTCTATATGTAGTGTTGACTACAAAGCTATACCCAAATACATAATACATATTCTTACTCTTACTCTATAAAAACAACTCTGATAAAATGCTTTTTGCTATATTCCTTACCACAGCACAATTGAATACATAATGCAGATATACCATTGGTTTCGAAGTCCAGTAAAGTAATTGTACATAATACTTATTGTGATCTAAACTAGCAGAAGTAGTGGCCCTTAGGTCTCAGTTAATACTTTACTCATATTTGGGAAGTTTGGTAAGCTGCAGACTTGATTTGTTGTTTTGTGCTTTTTGTAATAAAGATTCAATGAACCTTTTCTACATTGCTCGTGAAAACTACCTTCTTTTTATAGGGCTTACCTACCGGTGTAATTTTTCTGAACCAAAGGACAGCTTTGTACAATGCCTGTTAAGGCGCTCAAAAAGACATTAATTGGTCCTCACATGGCTATTTAATCCTTCCTGTGCCATTATATGTCTCAGCATTCCTATTTCATATAGGGGCCCTGCTAGCATGTTGGACCATCTATTATTGTCTTTTGTTTGTATGTATAGAAAACAAAACTATTGCCTACAATACTAAACACCTTTATAGTATAGACCTTGCTTGTGTTTGCAAGGCTCAACCAATCATGCATATCACTTGAATGCAATTCATATTGCATGAACAATCAACATTTCTAGACTAGCTTCTTTGGCATTACTCTTTATGGATAATTAGTTGTTTTTAAAGGTTATGTTGATGGACCTTCATTAATGAAAAGGTGATGCAGATCCATAGTGTTGAACGTTCTTGCTATACTTAGAGTAATCCTCAGCTCTTGTTTGATGAATAATGTCGCAGATTCTGATTTTGCTTGCCATTTTAGTAGATTTTAAGTGTTTGTTATATAACGAAAAGAAGGTTTTCTTAGTAAGAGTTAAATGATGCTTCATATATAATGCTTTAAACTTGAATTCTGAATGAAGATCTTAAAAGTAACAAAATATTAACTTTATTCAAACCATAAAAGCTAACATGAAGTCGTAAAGTAAGACAATATTCATCTTAggataaattaaaacatgataAGTACCTACATAACACACTCTTAGCTGAAGTCCTAGATATATTATTCTTAATAAACAGacacaaaaacaaaataattagaTCATGCTCTAGGCTTGATTCTCCCCTCATTGGCCATCCTGAAGAGGTGGGCTTGTGTTGTTGCAGCCTTATTTGAGCTAAGTGATGCAACAAATCTTTCTCTGACTTGCTGGGTTGTGTAAGGGAACTTCTTGTTCACCAAGGAGTTGAGATAGGAAGCTGCTCCTTCTCTGTAGAGTGCTCCAAGCCCATCAGTTCTTGTGTTGGAAAGTGCTTGTGGCAAGCTGAGACCGGCACCATACCCTGGAAAGCTAGATGCACCAAATGTATTGCCTAAGGTTCCCCACCAACCTAGCAATCCCCAAATGATTCCTGGGTGAGTATTCCAGTAGCTGCAGTTTAGAGGAAAAGGTACCAAGGGTTACTCAACTGTGAGACAGTATATGGTATGATAGTTTTACAGTGCAGTgtagttgttagaaatataatataaaatcatgcATGCGTCTTctcccaacagcttaagctgtCGGAATAATTGGTTCATAATAATAGTGAAATAAACTTACTTGCATGTACCAGTGAAGGGAGATGGGGCAGGAAGGAAAGGGGGTGTGGAAATAGTGGGGGTGCCTGGGTCAATTGGGGTGCTTGGTGGGCTCAGAGTGATTGGTGTTGGGGGGCTATCACCTCCATAAGTTGGTGGGGAGTTGTAGTAACCACTGCCTCCTGAGGGAGGGCTTGATGGTGTTGAAGGTGTTGATGGAGTTGGATCAGAAGGTGGGCTATCACCTCCATAAGTTGGTGGTGAGTTGTAGTAACCACTGCCTCCTGAGGGAGGGTTTGATGGTGTTGAAGGTGTTGATGGTGTTGATGGAGTTGTGGGTGTTGGATCAGAAGGTGTATATGGAGGTGCACAGTTGCCACCTGAGGGTGTTGATGGAGTTGGAGTTGGAGTGTAACTGCCACTTCCTGATGGTGGTGACGGGGTTGGATCATAGCTTCCACTTCCGGGGGGAGTTGATGGGGTTGGATTGTAACTTCCATCACTTGAGGGTGGTGATGGGGTTGGATCATAGCTTCCACTTCCTGGGGGAGTTGATGGGGTTGGATTGTAACTTCCATCACTTGAGGGTGGTGATGGGGTTGGATCATAGCTTCCACTTCCTGGGGGAGTTGATGGGGTTGGATTGTAATTGTCACCACCCGAGGGTGGCGTTGGTGTTGGATCATAGCTTCCGCTGCCCGGGGGAGTTGATGGGGTTGGATTGTAACTACCATCACCGGAGGGTGGTGATGGGGTTGGATCATAGCTTCCACTTCTTGGGGGAGTTGATGGGGTTGGATTGTAACTTCCATCACCTGAGGGTGGTGATGGGGTTGGATCATAGCTTCCACTTCCTGGGGGAGTTGATGGGGTTGGATTGTAACTTCCATCACCTGAGGGTGGTGATGGGGTTGGATCATAGCTTCCACCGCCTGGGGGTGTTGATGGGGTTGGATTGTAGCTTCCACTGCCAGGGGGAGTGCATGGGGTTGGTTTGTGACTTCCACCACCTCCATGTGATGGGGTTCCATGACCACCCCCAGAGTGATGAGAGGGTGGTTTGCTTCCATGACCACCTCCAGAGTGATGAGAGGGTGGACCATGTGACCCTTCAAGAAATGAAAACAATGTATACTGTTAGGGAAGAAGTGAAATATTGAAAACAGCTTTTTCATGAGATTTTTATCcttcaaatttgaaaataaatggcCTACTATTATCATGTTTAGATTAGCTTATCTCTTCTCAGAATAAATTCTGAAACCTAGAAGTTGAGGGAAGTTTCTGCCCAGAATTGATTCTTTCTTTAGAATCAACTGTAgaagaaggatttccaaacatgtatAATTATATCCTTTATTTTGCATGTATAATGAAGTAGTTTACTGAAGTCGTAGAATTATGAGAAGAACTAGAAAAACCTGAGGGAGGAGTTCCAGCATTTGGGTCTGGAGTGTAATAGTTTTTCTGGTCTTCAATACTGGTGCTTGCTATTGCAGTGATGACAATGTTCTTAGAAAGCAATCCAGCTAGCAATGTGAACATGGTAAGAAAAGCAAAGTTGCTTCCCTTCCTCTCCATTATCACTGACAGCTTAGAACACTCAGAGAAAAGAGAGGAGGGGAGGGTTGAGGATTTTGAAATGTGTTGGAGAGAGGAGGGAACAGGGGATTTTAAATGGTTCACCAAGTGGAGTAAATACTAGCA
This is a stretch of genomic DNA from Lotus japonicus ecotype B-129 chromosome 1, LjGifu_v1.2. It encodes these proteins:
- the LOC130733209 gene encoding uncharacterized protein LOC130733209 gives rise to the protein MSSSFIKLCQYTKPSRLTEWIIIHHLKIQHSEGIKFGDSSHDSIMLRRGHKSKLWNSRVPVLAISLAFMLVLVILFLVLHNDSDGEKPSLAYEVSEQKWSSFDSLVKLHPTREFRNGTDLIWQVPESPKGVMFLAHGCNGRSINFWDKSPECPNCIGLPEERLLVLHGLAQGFAVITISSARTCWSFGKEVLVVKDILEWWIGRRKLEKLPLVALGASSGGYFVSVLATAVKFNSIVIMIAEGMFEEMDVKEDYPPTLFVHMPKDLYRQQKIDEYVEVLKGKGIDVGVVECMEFPLSPNTLADRIPGLDLTLSRSLFEIFQGKGFVDQNGYMRKDGRRIKWEKAVEEKKTLSLDKRLVPHIQEELNLAFASHEMTSIHSDQIFKWFESHMG
- the LOC130733207 gene encoding protodermal factor 1-like, with amino-acid sequence MERKGSNFAFLTMFTLLAGLLSKNIVITAIASTSIEDQKNYYTPDPNAGTPPSGSHGPPSHHSGGGHGSKPPSHHSGGGHGTPSHGGGGSHKPTPCTPPGSGSYNPTPSTPPGGGSYDPTPSPPSGDGSYNPTPSTPPGSGSYDPTPSPPSGDGSYNPTPSTPPRSGSYDPTPSPPSGDGSYNPTPSTPPGSGSYDPTPTPPSGGDNYNPTPSTPPGSGSYDPTPSPPSSDGSYNPTPSTPPGSGSYDPTPSPPSSDGSYNPTPSTPPGSGSYDPTPSPPSGSGSYTPTPTPSTPSGGNCAPPYTPSDPTPTTPSTPSTPSTPSNPPSGGSGYYNSPPTYGGDSPPSDPTPSTPSTPSSPPSGGSGYYNSPPTYGGDSPPTPITLSPPSTPIDPGTPTISTPPFLPAPSPFTGTCNYWNTHPGIIWGLLGWWGTLGNTFGASSFPGYGAGLSLPQALSNTRTDGLGALYREGAASYLNSLVNKKFPYTTQQVRERFVASLSSNKAATTQAHLFRMANEGRIKPRA